In the genome of Streptomyces lydicus, the window CCCAGGCGGTGGGAGAGGATCAGGGCGTCGTCCCCGAGGGGCAGGGCCGGGGTGGCGGTGACGTTCCTCAAAGGTGATGCACCCCGTCCGGGATCTCGTAGAAGGTCGGGTGGCGGTAGGGCTTGTCACCGGCCGGTTCGAAGAAGCTGTCCTTCTCGTCCGGCGAGGAGGCGGTGACCTGCGCGGAGGGCACCACCCAGAGGGAGACGCCCTCCGAGCGGCGGGTGTAGAGGTCGCGGGCGTTGCGCAGCGCCATCTCGGCGTCCGGTGCGTGCAGGCTGCCGGCGTGGGTGTGGGAGAGTCCGCGGCGGCTGCGGACGAAGACCTCCCACAGGGGCCAGTCGGCGGGCCGGGCGGCCGTCCCCGCGGTGGTCGCGGGGGCTTCGGCAGGGCGTGGTGTCGTCATCGGGTGACCTCCCCGTGCTTGGCCGCGTGTGCGGCGGCTGCCTCGCGCACCCAGGCGCCGTCCTCGTGAGCCTGCCGCCGGCGGCTTATCCGCTGTTCGTTGCAGGGGCCGTTGCCCTTGAGGACCTCGCGGAACTCGGTCCAGTCGATCGGGCCGAAGTCCCAGTGCCCGCGCTCGTCGTTCCACGTCAGATCCGGGTCGGGGAGCGTGAGCCCGAGGGCCTCGGCCTGGGGGACGCAGATGTCCACGAAGCGCTGGCGCAGCTCGTCGTTGGAGTGCCGCTTGATCTTCCAGGCCATGGACTGCGCGGAGTGCGAGGACTCGTCGTCCGGCGGGCCGAACATCATCAGCGAGGGCCACCACCAGCGGTTCACCGCGTCCTGCGCCATGGCGTGCTGTGCCTCGGTGCCGCGGCTGAGGGTCAGCAGGAGCTCGTAGCCCTGTCGCTGGTGGAAGGACTCCTCCTTGCAGATACGGACCATCGCGCGGGCGTAGGGGCCGTACGAACAGCGGCAGAGCGGGACCTGGTTGGTGATCGCGGCGCCGTCCACCAGCCAGCCGACGGCTCCGACATCGGCCCAGGTCAGGGTCGGGTAGTTGAAGATCGAGGAGTACTTCTGGCGGCCGGAGTGCAGCTTGTCGAGCAGTTCGTCGCGGCCGGTGCCCAGGGTCTCGGCGGCGCTGTAGAGATACAGGCCGTGGCCGGCCTCGTCCTGCACCTTCGCCATCAGGATCGCCTTGCGGCGCAGGGACGGCGCGCGGGTGATCCAGTTGCCCTCCGGCTGCATGCCGATGATCTCGGAGTGGGCGTGCTGCGCGATCTGACGTACGAGTGTCGAGCGGTAGGCATCAGGCATCCAGTCCCGCGGTTCGATGCGTTCGTCCGCGGCCACGGTGGCGTCGAATGCGGCCTCGCGGACCGCCGTCTCTTCCGGCGCGATCGTCGTCATGTGGTGCCCCCTCGCTCCCGACCGACCGATCGTTCGGTTCAATGGTGAGCGGGCGGACCGCGGGTGTCAAGCCTGTGGATAACCCGGGGGAGGGTGTGCCCGGTGCGGCCGCGTAGGTACGGTTCCGGAGCGGAGTTGACCGCATGGATTCTGGGAGCGGGGCGGGAATGCAGTCATACGGGGACGAAACGCGGCCATTGTCCGCGCTCTCGCTGCCCTCGCGGATCGTCATAGGGGTGGCGGCCTGCGCCCTCGCGGTCATCGTCGCGATTCATCTCGCCATGATGTTCCTGCACGTGGCGCCGTCGAACACGCTCAGCAAACAGCAGGGCGCCCTGATCAGCGACTACGTCTACCCCGAGTACGAACAGAACTGGAAGCTGTTCGCCCCGAATCCGCTGCAG includes:
- the paaA gene encoding 1,2-phenylacetyl-CoA epoxidase subunit PaaA; protein product: MTTIAPEETAVREAAFDATVAADERIEPRDWMPDAYRSTLVRQIAQHAHSEIIGMQPEGNWITRAPSLRRKAILMAKVQDEAGHGLYLYSAAETLGTGRDELLDKLHSGRQKYSSIFNYPTLTWADVGAVGWLVDGAAITNQVPLCRCSYGPYARAMVRICKEESFHQRQGYELLLTLSRGTEAQHAMAQDAVNRWWWPSLMMFGPPDDESSHSAQSMAWKIKRHSNDELRQRFVDICVPQAEALGLTLPDPDLTWNDERGHWDFGPIDWTEFREVLKGNGPCNEQRISRRRQAHEDGAWVREAAAAHAAKHGEVTR
- the paaB gene encoding 1,2-phenylacetyl-CoA epoxidase subunit PaaB, translated to MTTPRPAEAPATTAGTAARPADWPLWEVFVRSRRGLSHTHAGSLHAPDAEMALRNARDLYTRRSEGVSLWVVPSAQVTASSPDEKDSFFEPAGDKPYRHPTFYEIPDGVHHL